A region from the Vibrio sp. SS-MA-C1-2 genome encodes:
- the rsmA gene encoding 16S rRNA (adenine(1518)-N(6)/adenine(1519)-N(6))-dimethyltransferase RsmA: protein MNDVHLGHKARKRFGQNFLNDPYIIDSIVAAINPLPGQNLVEIGPGLGAITEPVGRLVDKFTVIELDRDLAQRLRVHPELKDKLEIREGDAMRQDFGELVKPNTKLRIFGNLPYNISTPLMFHIFEYHDKVQDMHFMLQKEVVNRLAAGPGRKAYGRLSVMAQYYCRVTPVLEVPPEAFTPPPKVDSAIVRLTPYEVIPYPTTSLKWLDRVCREGFGQRRKTVRNCYKKLFTVEQLEALGVNPALRPENLTLEQFVDMANWLDANYQHPEQ from the coding sequence ATGAATGACGTTCATTTAGGCCATAAAGCAAGAAAACGCTTTGGTCAAAACTTTTTAAACGACCCTTACATTATAGATAGTATTGTTGCGGCAATAAATCCTTTACCTGGTCAAAACTTGGTTGAAATCGGCCCTGGTTTAGGTGCTATCACTGAGCCTGTGGGTCGTCTTGTTGATAAATTTACCGTTATCGAATTAGATAGAGACCTTGCTCAACGCCTGCGTGTTCACCCAGAACTAAAAGATAAGTTAGAGATCCGAGAAGGTGATGCAATGCGTCAAGATTTCGGTGAACTGGTTAAACCCAATACTAAATTACGTATTTTTGGTAACTTACCTTATAACATCTCAACCCCTTTAATGTTCCATATCTTTGAGTACCACGATAAGGTACAAGATATGCACTTTATGCTACAAAAAGAAGTGGTTAATCGTCTAGCAGCAGGCCCTGGTCGCAAAGCTTACGGACGTTTGAGCGTAATGGCACAATACTATTGTCGTGTAACGCCTGTTTTAGAAGTGCCACCAGAAGCGTTTACACCACCACCTAAGGTTGATTCTGCGATTGTTCGCTTAACACCTTATGAAGTGATTCCTTACCCTACAACCAGCTTAAAATGGTTAGATCGCGTCTGTCGTGAAGGGTTTGGCCAGCGTCGTAAAACGGTTCGCAACTGTTATAAAAAATTATTTACGGTTGAACAGTTAGAAGCTCTTGGCGTCAATCCAGCATTACGTCCTGAGAATTTAACCTTAGAGCAGTTTGTTGATATGGCTAATTGGTTAGATGCCAATTATCAACATCCAGAACAATAA
- the ispB gene encoding octaprenyl diphosphate synthase has protein sequence MNFKAIQALTAEDMSHVDNKIMAQLNSDVVLINQLGFYIVNSGGKRIRPVLTILAAKALDYQGEAHTTAAAFVEFIHTATLLHDDVVDESDMRRGKATANATFGNAASVLVGDYIYTRSFQMMTSLGSLRILELMSDAVNVIAEGEVQQLMNCNDPETTEDNYMQVIYSKTARLFEAATQISAIISDQPQEIEIALQDYGRYLGTAFQLIDDLLDYSASEEEMGKNAGDDLAEGKPTLPLLHAMHNGTAEQSAVIKTAIEQGDGRDKLTEILETMEQTGSLAYTQQRAEEEADKAIAALSIIPESEYKQALIALAEIAVHRRS, from the coding sequence ATGAATTTCAAAGCAATTCAAGCGCTAACAGCCGAAGATATGTCTCATGTTGATAATAAAATCATGGCTCAACTCAATTCTGATGTTGTTCTGATTAATCAACTCGGCTTCTACATCGTCAATAGTGGTGGTAAACGAATCCGTCCTGTATTAACTATACTTGCAGCCAAAGCTCTCGACTATCAAGGCGAAGCTCATACTACAGCCGCAGCTTTTGTTGAGTTTATCCATACGGCAACGCTACTTCATGATGATGTCGTTGATGAATCGGATATGCGCCGAGGTAAAGCAACCGCCAACGCAACCTTTGGTAATGCAGCCAGTGTATTAGTCGGTGACTATATTTATACGCGTTCGTTCCAAATGATGACCAGCTTAGGATCATTAAGGATCCTTGAGTTAATGAGTGATGCGGTTAACGTCATTGCAGAGGGGGAAGTTCAACAATTAATGAATTGTAATGATCCAGAAACCACTGAAGATAACTATATGCAAGTGATCTATTCAAAGACAGCGCGTTTATTTGAAGCTGCCACTCAGATCTCAGCGATCATTTCGGATCAACCTCAAGAGATTGAGATCGCACTGCAAGATTATGGTCGTTATCTTGGTACCGCATTCCAGCTCATTGATGATCTATTAGATTACAGCGCCAGTGAAGAAGAGATGGGCAAAAATGCTGGCGATGACCTTGCAGAAGGAAAGCCAACTCTTCCTCTATTACATGCAATGCATAACGGCACCGCCGAGCAGAGTGCGGTAATTAAAACAGCAATTGAACAGGGTGATGGTCGTGATAAGCTGACTGAAATCTTAGAGACCATGGAACAAACCGGTTCTCTTGCTTACACACAACAACGCGCAGAAGAAGAAGCTGACAAAGCGATAGCAGCATTATCAATCATCCCTGAAAGTGAATATAAACAAGCTCTCATCGCTTTAGCTGAGATTGCAGTCCACCGCCGTAGCTAA
- the mdh gene encoding malate dehydrogenase — MKVAVVGAAGGIGQALALLLKNRLPAGSDLSLYDIAPVTPGVAADLSHIPTPVAVSGFCGDDLAPALDNADVVLISAGVARKPGMDRADLFNINAGIVKSLMEQVAVSCPKACVGIITNPVNTTVAIAAEVLKKAGVYDKRKLFGVTTLDIIRSETFVAELKNKDPGQISVPVIGGHSGVTILPLLSQVEGVEFTEEEVAALTPRIQNAGTEVVQAKAGGGSATLSMGQAACRFGLSLVRGLQGEENVVECAYVEGNGEHTRFFAQPVRLGKEGVEEVLGYGELSAYEQKALEEMQETLSSDIRIGEEFVATA, encoded by the coding sequence ATGAAAGTTGCTGTAGTAGGTGCCGCTGGTGGTATCGGTCAAGCGTTAGCATTATTACTTAAGAACCGCCTTCCTGCGGGTTCTGATCTGTCCCTCTATGATATTGCACCAGTAACACCAGGTGTCGCTGCAGATCTAAGCCATATCCCGACGCCGGTCGCTGTTAGTGGATTTTGTGGTGATGATCTTGCACCTGCATTAGATAATGCGGATGTGGTATTGATCTCTGCGGGTGTTGCACGTAAGCCAGGAATGGATCGTGCCGATCTTTTCAATATCAATGCTGGTATTGTTAAGTCATTAATGGAGCAGGTTGCAGTTAGCTGTCCAAAAGCTTGTGTGGGGATTATTACAAACCCTGTGAACACGACAGTGGCGATTGCTGCTGAAGTACTGAAAAAAGCGGGCGTATATGATAAGCGCAAACTGTTTGGTGTAACTACACTCGATATTATTCGTTCAGAAACATTTGTTGCTGAGCTAAAAAACAAAGATCCAGGTCAGATTAGTGTACCTGTTATCGGTGGTCACTCTGGCGTAACGATTCTTCCTCTACTTTCTCAGGTTGAAGGTGTTGAGTTTACTGAAGAAGAAGTCGCTGCATTAACTCCGCGCATTCAGAATGCAGGTACCGAAGTTGTACAAGCTAAAGCGGGTGGTGGTTCTGCGACATTATCAATGGGTCAGGCAGCATGCCGCTTTGGTCTATCTTTAGTTCGTGGTCTACAAGGCGAAGAGAATGTGGTTGAGTGTGCTTATGTTGAAGGTAACGGTGAGCATACACGTTTCTTTGCACAACCAGTTCGTTTAGGTAAAGAGGGCGTTGAAGAAGTTCTTGGTTACGGTGAATTAAGTGCTTATGAGCAAAAAGCATTGGAAGAGATGCAAGAGACATTATCATCAGATATCCGTATCGGTGAAGAGTTTGTTGCAACAGCTTAA
- the folA gene encoding type 3 dihydrofolate reductase: MKISMIAAMANDRVIGRDNQMPWHLPADFAWFKKQTLGKPIVMGRKTFDSIGRPLPGRHNIVISRNLDLKIEGVTVVQNLEQAKSAAIEATTGVDELMIIGGSSIYELYLKEADQLYLTFIDLQTEGDSCFPEWGSEWQLTYSEEHQKDEKNHYNYQFTIYQRNI; encoded by the coding sequence GTGAAAATTAGTATGATTGCGGCAATGGCAAACGATCGTGTTATTGGGCGAGATAACCAAATGCCATGGCATTTACCTGCCGACTTCGCTTGGTTTAAAAAACAAACTTTAGGTAAACCGATTGTGATGGGGAGAAAAACCTTTGATTCTATTGGTCGGCCTCTCCCTGGTCGTCATAATATTGTGATTAGCCGAAACCTCGATTTAAAGATTGAAGGTGTCACTGTTGTTCAGAACCTAGAGCAAGCAAAAAGTGCGGCTATAGAGGCAACCACTGGCGTTGATGAGTTGATGATTATTGGTGGTAGCTCGATCTATGAACTCTATTTAAAAGAGGCTGATCAGCTCTATTTAACCTTTATTGATCTACAAACAGAAGGTGATAGCTGTTTTCCTGAATGGGGAAGTGAGTGGCAATTAACTTATAGTGAAGAGCATCAAAAAGATGAAAAAAATCACTATAATTATCAATTTACCATTTACCAGCGAAATATCTAA
- the cgtA gene encoding Obg family GTPase CgtA, whose amino-acid sequence MKFVDEAVIKIDAGDGGNGVSSFRREKYVPRGGPDGGDGGDGGDVYLLADENLNTLIDYRFTRFYAAERGENGRSGNCTGKRGDDLVLKVPVGTRAVDEDTGEIVADLTEHGMKIMAAKGGFHGLGNTRFKSSVNRAPRQKTMGSEGEVRSVRLELLLLADVGMLGLPNAGKSTFIRAVSAAKPKVADYPFTTLIPSLGVVSVGAERSFVVADIPGLIEGAAEGAGLGIRFLKHLERCRILLHMIDLMPSDESDPIQNALTIIDELAQYSEKLADKPRWLIFNKIDLLPEDQAKEMIEQILDALAWEDDYYTISAINRDGTKALCYDLMDFIETLPTEIPEIEKAEEKVEFKWDDYHDQQIREANAESDDWDDDDWDDEDDDHPNVIYVRD is encoded by the coding sequence ATGAAATTCGTTGATGAAGCGGTAATTAAGATTGATGCAGGTGACGGTGGTAACGGTGTAAGTAGTTTCCGTCGCGAAAAATATGTACCTCGAGGTGGCCCTGATGGCGGTGATGGTGGTGATGGTGGTGATGTTTACCTACTTGCTGACGAAAACCTTAACACCTTAATTGATTATCGCTTTACTCGCTTCTATGCGGCTGAGCGTGGTGAAAATGGTCGTAGTGGTAACTGTACCGGTAAACGTGGTGATGATTTAGTACTAAAAGTGCCTGTCGGTACTCGTGCTGTTGATGAAGATACGGGTGAAATTGTTGCCGATCTTACTGAGCATGGTATGAAGATCATGGCGGCAAAAGGTGGTTTCCACGGATTAGGTAATACCCGTTTTAAATCATCGGTAAACCGAGCTCCTCGTCAAAAGACCATGGGTTCTGAAGGTGAAGTTCGTAGTGTTCGTTTAGAGTTACTACTACTTGCTGATGTGGGTATGCTTGGTCTACCAAATGCAGGTAAATCAACCTTTATCCGTGCAGTATCAGCAGCTAAACCTAAAGTCGCAGATTATCCATTTACTACATTAATCCCTAGTCTAGGTGTTGTGAGTGTGGGTGCTGAACGTTCATTTGTTGTTGCTGATATTCCAGGTCTAATTGAAGGTGCCGCTGAAGGTGCAGGTTTAGGTATTCGCTTCTTAAAACACTTAGAGCGTTGTCGTATTCTACTTCATATGATTGATTTAATGCCTTCTGATGAATCAGATCCAATTCAGAATGCGTTAACTATCATTGATGAGCTTGCACAATATAGTGAAAAGTTAGCTGATAAGCCGCGTTGGTTGATCTTTAATAAGATCGATTTACTACCAGAAGATCAAGCGAAAGAGATGATCGAACAGATTCTTGATGCATTAGCATGGGAAGATGACTACTACACTATCTCGGCAATTAATCGTGATGGAACGAAAGCGCTTTGTTATGATCTGATGGACTTTATCGAGACGTTACCAACAGAAATTCCAGAGATTGAGAAAGCGGAAGAGAAAGTTGAATTTAAGTGGGATGATTACCACGATCAACAGATCCGTGAAGCCAATGCTGAAAGTGATGATTGGGATGACGACGATTGGGATGATGAAGATGACGATCATCCAAATGTTATCTACGTACGAGACTAG
- a CDS encoding threonine/serine exporter family protein produces MTLLLGLINDMFFAMIPAVGFALVFNVPVKALKYCAIGGAIGHGLRYIGLHFGLSLEWSTLIAASTVGMIGIHWSHRFLAHPKVFTVAAMIPMVPGVFAFKAMIALVQINSQGFNPELWAVFIENSLTTMFTVGALAIGLAMPGLLFYRSRPVV; encoded by the coding sequence ATGACACTGTTACTTGGGCTGATTAATGATATGTTCTTTGCCATGATCCCTGCGGTAGGTTTTGCTTTGGTATTTAATGTCCCAGTTAAAGCACTAAAATATTGTGCTATTGGTGGCGCCATTGGACATGGATTACGTTATATTGGTCTTCATTTTGGTCTCTCGTTAGAGTGGTCAACATTAATTGCTGCCTCAACGGTCGGGATGATCGGTATTCATTGGTCGCACCGTTTTTTAGCTCATCCGAAAGTATTTACCGTTGCCGCGATGATTCCTATGGTCCCTGGTGTTTTCGCTTTTAAGGCCATGATTGCGTTAGTACAGATAAATAGCCAAGGTTTTAATCCTGAACTATGGGCTGTTTTTATTGAAAATAGCTTAACAACCATGTTTACGGTAGGCGCGTTAGCAATCGGTCTGGCAATGCCTGGCTTACTTTTTTACCGTAGTCGGCCGGTTGTTTAA
- the rpmA gene encoding 50S ribosomal protein L27, which translates to MAHKKAGGSTRNGRDSESKRLGVKRFGGESVLAGNIIVRQRGTKFHAGTNVGCGKDHTLFALAEGKVKFEVKGPKNRKFVSIEAE; encoded by the coding sequence ATGGCACATAAAAAAGCTGGTGGTTCTACTCGTAACGGTCGCGATTCAGAAAGCAAACGTCTAGGCGTTAAGCGTTTTGGTGGCGAATCTGTTCTTGCAGGTAACATCATCGTTCGTCAGCGCGGAACTAAATTCCATGCTGGAACTAACGTAGGTTGTGGTAAAGATCATACTCTATTTGCTCTTGCTGAAGGCAAGGTTAAATTTGAAGTTAAAGGTCCTAAAAACCGCAAATTCGTGAGCATCGAAGCTGAGTAA
- the rplU gene encoding 50S ribosomal protein L21, producing MYAVFQSGGKQHRVSEGQTVRLEKLDVETGASVEFDNVLLVTNGENVNVGAPFVEGGKITAEVVNHGRGDKIKVVKFRRRKHSRKQMGHRQWFTEVKITGISA from the coding sequence ATGTACGCGGTTTTCCAAAGTGGTGGTAAACAACACCGAGTAAGCGAAGGTCAAACTGTTCGCTTGGAAAAGCTGGACGTTGAAACAGGCGCATCTGTTGAGTTTGACAATGTTCTGCTAGTAACCAACGGCGAAAACGTCAATGTTGGTGCACCTTTCGTTGAAGGCGGAAAAATCACTGCTGAAGTAGTGAACCATGGTCGTGGAGACAAGATCAAGGTAGTTAAGTTTCGTCGTCGTAAACATTCTCGTAAGCAAATGGGCCACCGTCAGTGGTTCACTGAAGTCAAAATTACTGGCATCAGCGCTTAA
- a CDS encoding symmetrical bis(5'-nucleosyl)-tetraphosphatase produces MATYLVGDIQGCLDELQQLLSLVEFSPETDTLWLAGDLVARGPHSLETLRFIKSLGKSAITVLGNHDLHLLATAAGFMRVNPKDKTQPIFDADDCDELLTWLRHQPLIAQHPEFVVSHAGIHPHWSIEQAIDAAREVETILKSDDYLWLIKNMYSNEPKLWSDNLEGIERYRFTINSLTRMRYCYLDGRLDMACKLPPSELDDHRFIESEKLVPWFELPLASSSENKRLIFGHWAALMGYQDKQVIGLDTGCVWGNAMTLLRWEDKKQFVTQCPIYA; encoded by the coding sequence ATGGCGACCTATCTTGTCGGAGATATACAAGGCTGTTTAGATGAGCTTCAGCAACTACTTAGCTTAGTTGAATTTTCGCCAGAAACGGATACTTTGTGGCTCGCAGGAGATCTCGTTGCTCGAGGACCTCACTCTTTAGAAACCCTGAGATTTATTAAATCATTAGGAAAGAGTGCAATCACCGTACTTGGTAATCATGACCTCCATTTACTCGCAACTGCTGCAGGTTTTATGCGTGTTAATCCAAAAGATAAAACCCAACCTATCTTTGATGCTGATGATTGTGATGAGTTACTCACTTGGCTCCGTCATCAACCTTTGATTGCTCAACATCCAGAATTTGTGGTTAGCCATGCTGGTATTCATCCACATTGGTCGATTGAACAAGCGATTGATGCAGCAAGAGAAGTTGAAACGATCTTAAAAAGTGATGATTATCTTTGGCTAATCAAAAATATGTATAGCAATGAACCTAAGCTTTGGTCTGATAATCTAGAAGGGATTGAACGTTACCGATTTACCATTAATAGTCTCACTCGAATGCGTTACTGCTACCTTGATGGTAGATTAGATATGGCTTGTAAACTTCCACCATCAGAATTGGATGATCATCGATTCATCGAATCGGAAAAGTTAGTTCCTTGGTTTGAGTTGCCTCTAGCTTCTAGCTCTGAAAATAAGCGTTTAATTTTTGGTCATTGGGCAGCATTAATGGGTTATCAAGATAAACAAGTTATCGGTTTAGATACCGGGTGTGTCTGGGGTAATGCAATGACATTATTAAGATGGGAAGACAAAAAGCAATTTGTTACTCAATGCCCTATTTATGCATAA
- the surA gene encoding peptidylprolyl isomerase SurA gives MKNWKFQCAGILLALVSNMVSAAPQALDGVAVIVNNGVILQSDIDSALASIRYQNKDNAKLPPTDVLKKQVIDKLILDSLQEQQANAMGIQIDDTRLDQAIENIAKQNKTTVEQLRKNVEAEGITYTQYRSQVKKEMIVSEVRNAQVRHRINIIPQEVEALAKTMEQQSSEAIKYNLGHIQINVDTSNQASKVAAKESADKLVAQLKDGADFSNLAYTYSKGPKALQGGNWGWLSQDEMPTLFADQVAGHHKGDVVGPFLSGIGYHILKIEDVKGQVSVAATEVKSRHILLKTSIILSDQGAKKELNKYLAEIKSGKATFAELAKKYSDDPGSGVNGGELGWQAPEIYVPEFRDMIKKLPIGQISQPFKTVHGWHIVEVEGRRTVDKTDDALKNKAYNVLMRRKFNEEAQAWLKELRASAYIDYVNQDES, from the coding sequence ATAAAAAATTGGAAGTTTCAATGTGCAGGTATTTTACTTGCACTGGTTAGCAACATGGTCAGTGCTGCACCACAAGCCTTAGATGGCGTGGCTGTGATAGTCAATAATGGTGTTATTTTACAAAGTGATATTGATTCGGCATTAGCCAGTATTCGTTATCAAAATAAGGATAATGCAAAGCTGCCACCAACAGACGTGTTGAAAAAACAGGTGATTGATAAGCTAATTCTAGATAGTTTACAAGAACAGCAAGCAAATGCGATGGGGATTCAAATTGATGACACTCGACTAGATCAAGCGATTGAGAACATTGCTAAACAAAATAAAACAACTGTCGAACAACTACGTAAAAATGTTGAAGCAGAAGGGATCACTTATACTCAATATCGCTCACAAGTTAAAAAAGAGATGATAGTCAGTGAAGTAAGAAATGCTCAGGTACGCCACCGCATTAATATTATCCCACAAGAAGTTGAAGCATTAGCAAAAACAATGGAGCAACAAAGCTCCGAAGCAATAAAGTATAACCTTGGTCATATTCAGATTAATGTTGATACCAGTAATCAAGCGAGTAAAGTGGCCGCCAAAGAGAGTGCTGATAAATTAGTTGCACAATTAAAAGATGGCGCTGACTTCTCCAATCTTGCTTATACTTACTCAAAAGGCCCGAAAGCTTTACAAGGTGGTAATTGGGGTTGGTTAAGTCAAGATGAGATGCCAACCTTGTTTGCTGATCAAGTTGCCGGTCATCATAAAGGTGATGTTGTAGGCCCTTTCTTATCTGGAATTGGCTACCATATTTTAAAAATTGAGGATGTTAAAGGACAAGTTTCAGTTGCAGCAACCGAAGTTAAGTCACGTCATATCCTACTAAAAACCTCGATTATCTTAAGTGATCAAGGGGCGAAAAAAGAGTTAAATAAATACCTTGCTGAAATAAAGTCAGGTAAAGCGACCTTTGCTGAGCTAGCGAAAAAATACAGTGACGATCCAGGTTCAGGCGTCAATGGTGGTGAATTAGGTTGGCAAGCCCCTGAAATTTACGTTCCTGAATTCAGAGATATGATTAAGAAATTGCCAATTGGACAAATTAGTCAGCCATTTAAAACCGTTCATGGCTGGCATATTGTCGAAGTTGAAGGTCGTCGCACCGTTGATAAAACCGATGACGCACTAAAAAATAAAGCTTACAACGTATTAATGCGCAGAAAGTTCAATGAAGAAGCTCAAGCTTGGTTAAAAGAGCTAAGAGCAAGTGCTTACATTGACTACGTAAATCAAGACGAATCTTAA
- a CDS encoding threonine/serine exporter ThrE family protein — protein MVVEVSTRVDRQREISRLSITVGQILLQHGAESRLVVGISQRIGLALGADSVEISLSASSVTLTTIIDDQCMTTTRRSPDRGINMQMITEIQRICILTERKLLDIQDVHNQIEKLQPLRYNRWLVLLMIGLSCASFSRLAGGDWWVFFMTFLASCSGMFIRQEIASRHFNPLLNFACTAFVTTLVSSLGVIFSLGDEPFIAMASSVLMLVPGFPLINGVSDMVKGFSNMGIARIVMATLLTLATSLGIVGAMNITGVWGWIS, from the coding sequence GTGGTGGTTGAGGTATCAACAAGAGTAGATCGTCAGCGAGAGATTTCTCGATTGTCGATAACAGTCGGACAAATCCTGTTACAACATGGTGCTGAGAGCCGGTTAGTGGTAGGAATTAGTCAACGAATAGGTTTAGCATTAGGAGCGGATAGTGTTGAAATTTCTCTATCGGCAAGTTCAGTCACCTTAACGACGATTATTGATGATCAATGTATGACGACTACGAGGCGTAGTCCTGATCGTGGCATTAATATGCAGATGATCACCGAGATCCAGAGGATCTGTATTTTAACCGAACGTAAACTCTTAGATATCCAAGATGTCCATAATCAGATTGAGAAGTTACAACCACTTCGTTATAACCGTTGGCTAGTGTTATTGATGATAGGCCTCTCTTGTGCCTCATTTAGCCGTCTTGCAGGTGGAGATTGGTGGGTCTTTTTTATGACTTTTCTTGCCTCTTGTAGTGGAATGTTTATCCGCCAAGAGATCGCTTCCCGCCATTTTAATCCACTATTAAACTTTGCTTGTACGGCGTTTGTGACCACATTAGTCTCTTCATTAGGGGTTATTTTTTCTCTCGGAGATGAGCCTTTTATTGCAATGGCTTCTTCAGTCTTGATGTTAGTTCCCGGTTTTCCTTTGATCAATGGCGTATCAGATATGGTTAAAGGTTTTAGTAATATGGGGATAGCTCGTATTGTGATGGCAACCTTACTTACTTTGGCGACCAGTTTAGGAATTGTCGGTGCGATGAACATTACTGGCGTTTGGGGCTGGATATCATGA